Genomic DNA from Paenibacillus borealis:
AGGATAACCGCATTACTTTGGGCCAAGAGCTGGAACATCTCCGCAATTACCTGGAAATTCAAAAGATGCGCTACCAGCAGTCGTTTGAGTTCCAGATCACCATAGCCGAAGAGCTTAGCCTTGCCTCCATACCGTCCTTGATCGTACAGCCCTTTGTAGAAAATGCCATGCTTCACGGCATAAGTCTGAAGGAGGAGATTTTTCATCTGGAGATTTCGGCTGGTCTCTCAGAAGAAGCGGCCGATACCATGATCATTGAAATTTCGGATAACGGAAAAGGCAGCAGCGCAGAGGAGCTGCAGGAGCTGAATTCGCCGGATTACAACCCGGTCACAGATGAAGGGCATATCGGGATCTGGAATGTGAAGCAAAGGCTGGCGATGATCTATCAGGGGAGAGCCGGAATTAACTTCAGCGGCAATCAGCCGTCCGGATTCCGTGTGCGGCTTAGCCTGCCCATTGAATATACAGAAGGAGAACGATGAGCCATGCAATTATTGATTGTAGATGATGAACAATTCGCTGTGGAGGGGCTGCTCTACTGCTGCGACTGGAAGGCGTATGGGATTGAAGAGGTCTTGACGGCGAACAGGGCCGACAAGGCCAGAGCGCTGCTGAATGATCAGAGAATAGAATTGCTGATTTGCGATATTGAGATGCCGGATGAAGACGGACTTTCACTGGTCGGCTGGGTGAGGGAGCACTCTCCCTGGACGGAATCGATATTTCTGACCTGCCATTCCGAATTCTCCTATGCCAAGAAAGCCGTTAACCTCGGGAGCTTTGATTACTTGCTGAAGCCTGTTGACACGGATGAGTTGTTGTCTGCCGTATCGGGGATGATGGCGGCCATCCGCGAGAAGGAAGAGTATGAGTCCTACAACCGAATGTATCATAAGTATCTGAATCTGTGGCAACAGGAACAGCCGAAGCGGGTAGAACGTTTCTGGCAGGATTTGCTGTCCCGCAGCATCCTGTCGTTCGGAGATTTCTTTGACCGGGAGCTGGCGGGTGCGGGGGTAGGGTTAAATCCTGACGATCAGGTGCTCCCGATTCTAATCAGTATTGAGGAGTGGTCCAAACCGCTCAGCCCGCGTGATCAGGAAATCATGGAATATGCGGTGAAGAAAGCGGCGGAGGAATGTTTCACAGAAGAGTATCCGGGGGAGGCCGTCACCGATAAAAGCGGGGTTTTGTTCATTCTGCTGTATGCCGGAGGTGCGGAGGGAGAACGGGAGACTAAGAAGCTTAGCATTCAGAGGCTCACTGCCATAGGTAAACGTTTCATCCAGGCATGTCAAGAGTTGTTCTACAGCATCGTTACCTGCTATGTCGGTTCGTTCAAACCCCTTCAGGAGCTGCCGGGAATGTGTGAAAGTCTAAAGATCATGGAGCGTGACAATATCTCCCGGACCCAATCCGTGCTTTTATACTTACCGCAGGACCAGATATTATTATCAGCTGATTCTAATTCGGAGGATATCCTGCTGGGTGATCTGATCTCTTATATGCTGAACGGCAAACGTGAGTCCGCTGTGCAGTTCATTCATAATCTGGCAGCGAAGCTGGAAGCCGATCCTTGCTTTCAGGGAAGACATCTGGACGCCCTGCATCAGGATACCCTGCAGATTATCTACCACTTCCTGCAGGTCAGAGGAATCAATGCGGGAAGCATCGCCCTGTTTACAGACTGGACAACCGCCCGGATCCGGGGACTGCTTCAATACAGGCATTGGGCGGAAGGGATCGTATCAGCGGTCATGGAAGCGGAATTCGAGCGGCAGGAGAAGGGCGGTGTGATTGAGCGGTCCATCCGCTACATCCAGCAGCATGTGGAGGAAGAAATCTCCAGGGCCAGTGTCGCTGACTATGTGGGCTTGAACCCGGCTTATCTCTCCAGGCTGTTCAAGAAAGAGACCGGCCAGAACCTTATCGATTTCCTGATTTCGGTGAAGCTGAACCGCACCCGCGAGCTTCTGGACACCACGGATATGCCGGTCAGCGCGATCGCGCAGCAGGTGGGCTACAGCAATTTCTCACATTTCACCAAAATGTTCCGCAAGCAGTTCGATGTCAATCCCCAGGAGTACCGCAATGTCACAAAACGACTGGACTAAGGTTATAAAAACGGCAGAGCAGCTGCAGGCAACTCCTTATAATAAAGCCATAACCCAATAAGAAGGTGTGGAACTATGGCTTCGGAAAGCAACTCAAAATGGAAAAGGATATGGAAGTACAGGGCACTGGTCGTGCTGGCACTGCCTGGTGTGCTGCTGATGCTGATCAATAACTACCTGCCCATGTTCGGTATTTTCCTGGCCTTCAAGGACCTGAATTATACGGCAGGAATATGGGGCAGCAAATGGATCGGACTGGATAACTTTAAGTTTCTGTTTGCTTCGAACGACGCTTGGCTGATCATCAGGAATACCTTGCTGTACAACCTTAGCTTCCTGATCATCAATACGATACTCGCTGTGATGCTGGCACTTCTCCTTAACGAGGTCAAAAATAAGTTCGCCTCCAAGTTCTTTCAGAGCACAGTGATCCTGCCCAATTTCATTTCCATGGTCATTGTCGGCTATATTGTCTATGGATTTCTGAATCCGGAGCTGGGATTCATCAACAGATTCATTCTGGAGCCCTTCGGGATAGATCCTAGAAACTGGTATGCGGAAGCAGAGCATTGGCCTTATA
This window encodes:
- a CDS encoding helix-turn-helix domain-containing protein, with protein sequence MQLLIVDDEQFAVEGLLYCCDWKAYGIEEVLTANRADKARALLNDQRIELLICDIEMPDEDGLSLVGWVREHSPWTESIFLTCHSEFSYAKKAVNLGSFDYLLKPVDTDELLSAVSGMMAAIREKEEYESYNRMYHKYLNLWQQEQPKRVERFWQDLLSRSILSFGDFFDRELAGAGVGLNPDDQVLPILISIEEWSKPLSPRDQEIMEYAVKKAAEECFTEEYPGEAVTDKSGVLFILLYAGGAEGERETKKLSIQRLTAIGKRFIQACQELFYSIVTCYVGSFKPLQELPGMCESLKIMERDNISRTQSVLLYLPQDQILLSADSNSEDILLGDLISYMLNGKRESAVQFIHNLAAKLEADPCFQGRHLDALHQDTLQIIYHFLQVRGINAGSIALFTDWTTARIRGLLQYRHWAEGIVSAVMEAEFERQEKGGVIERSIRYIQQHVEEEISRASVADYVGLNPAYLSRLFKKETGQNLIDFLISVKLNRTRELLDTTDMPVSAIAQQVGYSNFSHFTKMFRKQFDVNPQEYRNVTKRLD
- a CDS encoding ABC transporter permease; translated protein: MASESNSKWKRIWKYRALVVLALPGVLLMLINNYLPMFGIFLAFKDLNYTAGIWGSKWIGLDNFKFLFASNDAWLIIRNTLLYNLSFLIINTILAVMLALLLNEVKNKFASKFFQSTVILPNFISMVIVGYIVYGFLNPELGFINRFILEPFGIDPRNWYAEAEHWPYILTLVNTWKGVGYSAVVYLAAIVGIDSEYYEAAVIDGATRWKQMTKITIPLIAPIIIIMTLLAIGRIFNADFGLFYQATMASGMIKETTDVIDTYVYRALMVTGDTGLASSAGMLQSVVGFTLVITVNLAVRKFSKENALF